From a single Epinephelus fuscoguttatus linkage group LG18, E.fuscoguttatus.final_Chr_v1 genomic region:
- the LOC125878587 gene encoding putative cytochrome P450 120 isoform X2 codes for MTNVYGDTLVTTNGEEACLLRLSLTSLFTGSCLQSSNDYITSVCERCLKDLSLSGQPECVYSTFKRLGTELVLGLFLNVRAEEQPELFQEIMQLCTQHWHGLISAPVNVKVPLWSSGFSTALEARDKLMDIIKDKLENDTQGFVGSLGSLPLPDSSSASQHLLLFISALIPKALASLLTSFTLALSGSKQTRQRAMEDPDYLRTVLLEVQRLWPPFIGGRRLADQDSTLAGFRVPKDHGVIYISHSVHRDPEVFQQPDDFLPERWSGRNAGQEHYLCSFGNGPRSCIGTKLTDVFLKEACMYLLKHYDWCLDPPSQDLEYKWLPVSRPANPPTISFTRLDQTRSDRSDTV; via the exons ATGACCAACGTGTACGGTGACACCTTAGTCACCACTAACg GTGAGGAGGCATGTCTTCTCCGCCTGTCTCTCACCAGCCTGTTCACAGGAAGTTGTTTACAGTCATCAAATGATTACATCACCAG tgtgtgtgagcgctGTCTGAAGGACCTCTCTCTCAG TGGCCAGCCGGAGTGTGTCTACTCCACCTTTAAACGTCTGGGGACAGAGTTGGTGTTGGGCCTCTTTCTGAATGTACGAGCGGAGGAGCAGCCTGAACTGTTTCAGGAAATAATGCAGCTCTGCACCCAGCACTGGCATG gtcTGATCTCTGCTCCGGTCAATGTGAAGGTTCCTCTGTGGTCGTCGGGTTTCTCCACCGCTCTGGAGGCCAGAGACAAACTGATGGACATCATCAAAGACAAACTGGAGAATGACACACAGGG TTTTGTCGGCTCCCTTGGTTCTTTGCCGCTGCCAGACTCAAGCTCTGCCTCCCAGCATCTCCTGCTCTTCATCTCAGCTCTGATCCCCAAAGCTCTGGCATCGCTGCTCACCTCCTTCACGCTCGCACTCAGTGGAAGCAAACAG ACTCGTCAGCGAGCGATGGAAGACCCTGACTACCTGCGCACAGTACTGCTGGAGGTTCAGAGACTTTGGCCTCCTTTCATCGGTGGACGCAGACTAGCTGATCAG gACTCCACACTCGCAGGGTTTCGTGTCCCAAAGGATCATGGTGTGATCTATATCAGCCACTCTGTACACCGCGACCCAGAGGTGTTCCAGCAGCCAGACGACTTCCTGCCGGAGAGATGGAGCGGAAG gaaTGCAGGCCAGGAGCACTACCTGTGCTCCTTCGGCAATGGGCCCCGAAGCTGCATTGGGACTAAACTTACAGATGTCTTCCTTAAG GAAGCGTGCATGTACCTGCTAAAGCACTACGACTGGTGTTTGGACCCTCCATCACAGGACCTTGAGTACAAATGGCTGCCTGTGTCTCGCCCCGCCAACCCCCCCACCATCTCCTTCACCCGACTGGATCAGACCAGATCTGACAGGAGCGACACCGTTTAG
- the LOC125878587 gene encoding uncharacterized protein LOC125878587 isoform X1, with product MSKLPGNAGVSVLGDKSLEFYRDPVSFCQQRVEKHRSRVFQSRMLNRPTAFICSVQGMKELLCDKSNVFLKDPTDLMTNVYGDTLVTTNGEEACLLRLSLTSLFTGSCLQSSNDYITSVCERCLKDLSLSGQPECVYSTFKRLGTELVLGLFLNVRAEEQPELFQEIMQLCTQHWHGLISAPVNVKVPLWSSGFSTALEARDKLMDIIKDKLENDTQGFVGSLGSLPLPDSSSASQHLLLFISALIPKALASLLTSFTLALSGSKQTRQRAMEDPDYLRTVLLEVQRLWPPFIGGRRLADQDSTLAGFRVPKDHGVIYISHSVHRDPEVFQQPDDFLPERWSGRNAGQEHYLCSFGNGPRSCIGTKLTDVFLKEACMYLLKHYDWCLDPPSQDLEYKWLPVSRPANPPTISFTRLDQTRSDRSDTV from the exons ATGTCTAAACTACCAGGAAATGCCGGTGTGTCGGTGCTCGGGGACAAGTCGCTGGAGTTTTACCGGGACCCGGTGAGCTTCTGCCAGCAGAGGGTCGAGAAACACCGGAGCAGAGTGTTTCAGAGCCGCATGCTGAACAGACCCACCGCCTTCATCTGCTCCGTGCAGGGGATGAAGGAGCTGCTCTGTG ATAAATCCAACGTATTTCTGAAGGATCCAACTGACTTGATGACCAACGTGTACGGTGACACCTTAGTCACCACTAACg GTGAGGAGGCATGTCTTCTCCGCCTGTCTCTCACCAGCCTGTTCACAGGAAGTTGTTTACAGTCATCAAATGATTACATCACCAG tgtgtgtgagcgctGTCTGAAGGACCTCTCTCTCAG TGGCCAGCCGGAGTGTGTCTACTCCACCTTTAAACGTCTGGGGACAGAGTTGGTGTTGGGCCTCTTTCTGAATGTACGAGCGGAGGAGCAGCCTGAACTGTTTCAGGAAATAATGCAGCTCTGCACCCAGCACTGGCATG gtcTGATCTCTGCTCCGGTCAATGTGAAGGTTCCTCTGTGGTCGTCGGGTTTCTCCACCGCTCTGGAGGCCAGAGACAAACTGATGGACATCATCAAAGACAAACTGGAGAATGACACACAGGG TTTTGTCGGCTCCCTTGGTTCTTTGCCGCTGCCAGACTCAAGCTCTGCCTCCCAGCATCTCCTGCTCTTCATCTCAGCTCTGATCCCCAAAGCTCTGGCATCGCTGCTCACCTCCTTCACGCTCGCACTCAGTGGAAGCAAACAG ACTCGTCAGCGAGCGATGGAAGACCCTGACTACCTGCGCACAGTACTGCTGGAGGTTCAGAGACTTTGGCCTCCTTTCATCGGTGGACGCAGACTAGCTGATCAG gACTCCACACTCGCAGGGTTTCGTGTCCCAAAGGATCATGGTGTGATCTATATCAGCCACTCTGTACACCGCGACCCAGAGGTGTTCCAGCAGCCAGACGACTTCCTGCCGGAGAGATGGAGCGGAAG gaaTGCAGGCCAGGAGCACTACCTGTGCTCCTTCGGCAATGGGCCCCGAAGCTGCATTGGGACTAAACTTACAGATGTCTTCCTTAAG GAAGCGTGCATGTACCTGCTAAAGCACTACGACTGGTGTTTGGACCCTCCATCACAGGACCTTGAGTACAAATGGCTGCCTGTGTCTCGCCCCGCCAACCCCCCCACCATCTCCTTCACCCGACTGGATCAGACCAGATCTGACAGGAGCGACACCGTTTAG